One genomic region from Portunus trituberculatus isolate SZX2019 chromosome 5, ASM1759143v1, whole genome shotgun sequence encodes:
- the LOC123514113 gene encoding uncharacterized protein K02A2.6-like: MDKYALHNVLLPYWKVREDLYCDEDLVLYGARVLVLTALRLRVLARLHNSHRGVEATKRRARQAVFWPGMDADIANTVRACELCQILQPSQQQEPRLCDDNPTRPFESISADYFSVARKAFLVIADRLSGWPVVVSCGADMTSAATIRHFCRLFRDLGVPVRLRTDGGPQFASWEFSTFLERWGVHHDTSTPHYPQSNGHAESAVKAVKHFIQKVAPSGNIDCEAFDRGLLELWNTPNQTDRSPAQVLYGHPLHSCVPAHASAFQKQWQARDESCDCRAAARLRDATSRYDAHARPLPPLQRGDVVRIQDPTTQRWDKVGTIMGVGRSRDYLLKMPSGLVWWRNRRFLRPAPPLNASSMMEDATAPLAAPDTVVPRRLPRLQETASAAAVA, encoded by the coding sequence ATGGACAAGTACGCCCTCCACAACGTGCTCCTCCCATACTGGAAGGTACGGGAGGACCTCTACTGTGATGAGGATCTCGTCCTGTACGGTGCACGAGTGTTGGTGCTTACAGCCCTACGTCTCCGTGTCTTGGCCCGCCTGCACAACAGCCATCGTGGTGTCGAAGCCACCAAGCGCCGTGCTAGGCAGGCTGTGTTCTGGCCAGGCATGGATGCAGACATTGCCAACACTGTTCGAGCATGTGAGCTGTGCCAGATTCTGCAGCCCAGTCAACAGCAAGAACCAAGACTCTGTGATGACAACCCAACTCGACCATTCGAGTCCATTTCTGCTGATTACTTCTCAGTTGCAAGGAAGGCTTTCTTAGTCATTGCAGATCGTCTGTCCGGCTGGCCTGTCGTCGTGTCCTGTGGCGCTGATATGACGTCTGCTGCCACCATTCGCCACTTCTGCCGCCTCTTCAGGGACCTGGGTGTTCCTGTACGCTTGCGCACGGATGGTGGCCCACAGTTCGCCAGCTGGGAGTTTTCTACGTTCCTCGAGCGCTGGGGAGTCCATCACGACACATCGACGCCCCATTACCCACAGTCTAACGGCCATGCTGAGTCTGCAGTGAAGGCCGTGAAGCACTTCATCCAGAAGGTGGCACCGTCTGGCAATATAGACTGTGAGGCGTTCGACAGGGGTCTCCTGGAGCTTTGGAACACCCCCAACCAGACGGATCGCTCTCCAGCTCAAGTCCTGTATGGTCACCCTTTACACTCTTGCGTCCCCGCACATGCCAGCGCCTTCCAGAAACAGTGGCAGGCCAGGGACGAGAGTTGCGACTGTCGAGCTGCTGCCCGTCTCCGTGATGCCACAAGTCGCTACGACGCTCACGCTCGGCCTCTTCCACCCTTGCAGCGAGGTGACGTGGTTCGGATCCAGGACCCGACTACGCAGCGGTGGGACAAGGTTGGCACCATCATGGGCGTTGGCAGGTCACGGGATTACCTGCTCAAGATGCCCAGTGGCCTAGTGTGGTGGAGGAACAGGCGCTTCCTCCGCCCTGCTCCACCCCTAAACGCTTCTTCTATGATGGAGGACGCCACTGCTCCCTTGGCAGCACCTGATACGGTGGTGCCCCGCAGGTTGCCACGACTCCAGGAGACGGCGTCCGCAGCTGCAGTCGCTTGA
- the LOC123514109 gene encoding uncharacterized protein LOC123514109, translated as MARSKRRPKPPRRVEKEDEETPGQPDSLSQTLAGATAGAGDAAAPDTAAPPPPATPPTTTTPPRSPHHAPSHTPVYPDFSVFFQWFADREAAARREMEEQHREDRAEFHALLTSLTSSQGAPGAAPTNPQTLESPGGAQSGSGTHPPVQKAAVTPPPPLSHDVTYQVFHEWRRRWEDYATMIDLPSLTLPKQRIQLLDEVLDILQTHIRDSNNEALRQRAFTSCQQARGEPFSEFLVRLKSLAEEFDICKAHNLDSEEAWMKHGILTGVHDEELVTKIVSLDAASTLADVINVCRAHEATRSCGRRDHGPKGCPATGVMCRGCGKTGHYALMPKCPARQSTCTVCNCLGHLEKACKQTKARSKSQRPEKPKGKKGRHPTFHVVRLQSLTTDPGSHEGPPEASCQSPTSTRDDPTPPPTVRVEVLHDGHSGGLDFIPNTGADMTVIGPQHLRMLGIDRQALGVSLAYYNADETKMSAALGSLQTTLVYGELSCTGWIDVQGSWNTPLLSHEHCHALGIVPHDFPAQIFSARGSVTSVWEATNAPAPRSSVPALPLLSTISPDAAKEYFLREYQDVLLTKDSTQDAPLKPMSGPPMRIHLQDDAQPFAVHTPRLIPLAYRERHRATGSATVCRAHGITLNAKKFVLAAPSVSFCGYRLSHDGIATDPDKLASFSPDLAATAAPLRPLLSPKKSFVWTPDHEQAFQRVKTALASPPVLAAFDPALPTTLQTDASRLYGLGYALLQDHVFHRAVEMLAVVWAMGKTKFYLTGLQHFNLVTDHCPLVPILNSYSLDAIENPRLQRLKEKIAPYIFTAVWRPGKELCIPDALSCSPVGYPTHADEVLGTDTGFQVRSIATLRAMGSLAPLAPPDVAEAPPGSDLALEELCKVATEDPE; from the exons ATGGCGCGGTCAAAACGACGTCCCAAGCCTCCCAGACGAgttgagaaggaagatgaggagacgCCAGGACAACCAGACAGCCTGTCACAGACGTTGGCTGGTGCTACCGCAGGCGCGGGTGATGCAGCGGCCCCAGACACTGCCGCCCCACCTCCGCCCgccaccccacccaccaccaccactccacccagGTCGCCACACCATGCACCttctcacacacctgtctaccCTGATTTCTCAGTATTCTTCCAATGGTTTGCTGACAGGGAGGCGGCCGCTCGACGTGAGATGGAGGAACAACACCGGGAAGACAGAGCTGAGTTTCATGCTCTGTTAACcagcctcacttcttcccagggcGCGCCCGGTGCGGCACCGACGAACCCCCAGACGCTTGAGAGTCCTGGCGGTGCACAGAGCGGTTCCGGTACCCACCCACCTGTGCAGAAAGCAGCTGTCACACCTCCGCCGCCACTGTCACACGACGTGACGTACCAAGTGTTTCATGAGTGGAGGAGACGTTGGGAGGACTACGCGACGATGATCGACCTGCCCAGCCTGACGCTGCCTAAACAGAGGATCCAGCTAC TTGATGAAGTGCTTGACATTCTCCAGACTCATATACGTGACTCCAACAATGAGGCATTGCGTCAGCGAGCCTTCACTAGCTGTCAGCAGGCGAGAGGCGAGCCCTTCTCCGAGTTTCTCGTCCGACTGAAGAGCCTGGCGGAGGAATTCGACATCTGTAAGGCTCACAACCTGGACAGTGAAGAGGCCTGGATGAAGCACGGTATCCTGACAGGTGTCCACGACGAGGAATTGGTGACCAAGATTGTGTCCCTCGACGCCGCCTCTACTCTTGCTGACGTCATCAACGTATGCAGGGCCCACGAGGCGACGCG CAGCTGCGGCAGGCGAGACCACGGCCCGAAGGGCTGCCCAGCAACAGGTGTTATGTGCAGAGGTTGTGGGAAGACTGGCCACTACGCTTTGATGCCCAAGTGCCCAGCCAGGCAGTCTACGTGCACTGTTTGTAACTGTCTGGGGCATCTGGAGAAAGCCTGCAAGCAAACCAAGGCAAGGAGTAAGTCGCAGCGACCTGAGAAGccgaaagggaaaaagggaagacacCCCACCTTCCACGTGGTGCGGTTACAGTCTCTCACAACGGACCCAGGGTCTCATGAGGGCCCACCTGAGGCCTCATGTCAGTCTCCTACCAGTACTCGTGACGACCCGACACCTCCTCCTACCGTACGAGTGGAAGTGTTGCATGACGGTCACTCTGGTGGTCTGGACTTCATTCCCAACACTGGTGCCGACATGACGGTCATCGGCCCACAGCACTTGAGAATGTTGGGCATCGACAGACAGGCTCTTGGTGTATCCCTTGCCTACTACAACGCTGATGAGACGAAGATGTCTGCTGCCCTCGGTTCGCTCCAGACCACACTAGTCTACGGCGAGCTGTCTTGCACGGGCTGGATAGATGTGCAGGGTTCGTGGAACACCCCACTTCTGTCCCATGAACACTGTCATGCTTTGGGGATCGTGCCTCACGACTTCCCTGCTCAGATTTTCTCAGCACGAGGCAGTGTCACCAGTGTATGGGAGGCGACAAACGCTCCAGCTCCACGTTCCAGCGTGCCTGCGTTACCTCTTCTCAGCACCATTTCCCCAGACGCAGCGAAGGAGTACTTCTTGAGGGAGTACCAGGATGTCCTCTTGACAAAGGATTCCACACAGGATGCTCCACTCAAGCCGATGTCTGGACCACCGATGAGGATCCACTTACAAGATGACGCCCAGCCGTTTGCTGTCCACACGCCGAGGCTTATTCCTTTGGCCTACAGGGAGAGACATCGCGCTACAGGGAGTGCCACAGT ATGCCGAGCCCATGGCATCACTTTAAATGCCAAGAAGTTTGTGCTGGCGGCTCCATCAGTGTCCTTCTGCGGCTACAGGCTCTCCCATGACGGCATCGCAACAGACCCTGACAAG CTCGCCAGCTTCTCGCCCGACCTCGCTGCCACTGCTGCGCCTCTACGCCCACTTTTGAGCCCCAAGAAGTCGTTTGTGTGGACGCCCGACCATGAGCAAGCCTTCCAACGTGTGAAGACGGCCTTGGCCAGCCCACCAGTCCTTGCTGCTTTTGACCCTGCTCTCCCTACGACTCTGCAGACTGATGCTTCCCGCCTGTATGGGCTGGGTTATGCCCTACTGCAGGACCACG tattccaccgggcggtgGAGATGTTAGCTGTTGTATGGGCCATGGGGAAGACCAAGTTCTACCTCACAGGATTGCAACACTTTAACCTCGTCACCGATCATTGCCCTCTAGTTCCCATCCTAAACAGCTACTCCCTTGACGCTATAGAGAATCCACGTCTACAACGCCTCAAGGAGAAGATCGCCCCGTACATCTTCACAGCTGTATGGCGCCCGGGCAAGGAGTTGTGTATCCCGGACGCTCTATCTTGCTCTCCTGTTGGCTACCCAACGCATGCTGACGAAGTCCTTGGCACTGATACCGGCTTCCAAGTTAGGAGTATAGCTACACTACGTGCGATGGGGTCTCTTGCTCCGTTGGCGCCTCCTGATGTTGCAGAAGCACCTCCTGGCAGTGACCTTGCCCTTGAGGAGCTTTGTAAGGTGGCAACTGAGGACCCCGAGTAA